The following are encoded together in the Streptomyces flavofungini genome:
- the ruvB gene encoding Holliday junction branch migration DNA helicase RuvB — MNWDDTTDDAAGAAERLVGASADGEDQAVEAALRPKDLGEFIGQEKVREQLDLVLRAARARGATADHVLLSGAPGLGKTTLSMIIAAEMGAPIRITSGPAIQHAGDLAAILSSLQEGEVLFLDEIHRMSRPAEEMLYMAMEDFRVDVIVGKGPGATAIPLELPPFTLVGATTRAGLLPPPLRDRFGFTAHMEFYEPAELERVIHRSANLLDVAIDTDGAAEIAGRSRGTPRIANRLLRRVRDYAQVKADGVINREIAGAALSVYEVDARGLDRLDRAVLEALLKLFGGGPVGLSTLAVAVGEERETVEEVAEPFLVREGLLARTPRGRVGTPAAWAHLGLVPPRQGAGTGQQDLFGS; from the coding sequence ATGAACTGGGACGACACGACCGACGACGCCGCCGGGGCGGCCGAGCGGCTGGTCGGTGCGTCGGCCGACGGCGAGGACCAGGCCGTCGAGGCCGCCCTGCGCCCCAAGGACCTGGGCGAGTTCATCGGCCAGGAGAAGGTCAGGGAGCAGCTCGACCTGGTCCTGCGCGCCGCCCGCGCGCGCGGCGCCACCGCCGACCACGTGCTGCTCTCCGGCGCCCCCGGCCTCGGCAAGACCACTCTCTCGATGATCATCGCCGCCGAGATGGGCGCCCCGATCCGCATCACCAGCGGCCCGGCCATCCAGCACGCCGGCGACCTCGCGGCCATCCTGTCCTCCCTCCAGGAGGGCGAGGTCCTCTTCCTCGACGAGATCCACCGCATGTCCCGGCCCGCCGAGGAGATGCTGTACATGGCCATGGAGGACTTCCGTGTCGACGTGATCGTCGGCAAGGGCCCGGGCGCCACCGCCATCCCGCTCGAACTGCCGCCCTTCACGCTCGTCGGCGCCACCACGCGCGCGGGCCTGCTCCCGCCGCCCCTGCGCGACCGCTTCGGCTTCACGGCCCACATGGAGTTCTACGAACCGGCCGAGCTGGAGCGCGTCATCCACCGCTCCGCGAACCTGCTCGACGTGGCCATCGACACCGACGGCGCCGCCGAGATCGCGGGCCGCTCCCGCGGCACCCCCCGCATCGCCAACCGCCTGCTGCGCCGCGTCCGCGACTACGCGCAGGTCAAGGCCGACGGCGTGATCAACCGCGAGATCGCGGGCGCGGCCCTCAGCGTCTACGAGGTCGACGCCCGCGGCCTCGACCGCCTGGACCGCGCGGTCCTCGAAGCCCTCCTGAAGCTGTTCGGCGGCGGCCCCGTCGGCCTGTCCACCCTCGCCGTCGCGGTGGGGGAGGAGCGGGAGACCGTGGAGGAGGTGGCCGAGCCCTTCCTCGTCCGGGAGGGGCTGCTCGCCCGGACGCCCCGGGGCCGGGTGGGGACGCCCGCCGCATGGGCCCATCTGGGTCTCGTACCGCCCCGGCAGGGAGCGGGAACTGGACAACAGGACTTGTTCGGGTCGTGA
- the ruvC gene encoding crossover junction endodeoxyribonuclease RuvC → MRVLGVDPGLTRCGVGVVEGVAGRPLTMRGVGVVRTPADADLGHRLVAIEQGIEEWLDRHRPEVLAVERVFSQHNVRTVMGTAQASAVAMLCASRRGIPVALHTPSEVKAAVTGSGRADKAQVGAMVTRLLRLDAPPRPADAADALALAICHIWRAPAQNRLQQAVAQNRLQQATARHAQQTQRITTAQQSHRAQRAPQAQPAPQAQQAPKGRTP, encoded by the coding sequence GTGCGGGTACTGGGCGTTGACCCGGGGCTGACCCGGTGCGGCGTGGGGGTGGTCGAGGGCGTCGCGGGGCGGCCCCTGACCATGCGCGGCGTCGGCGTCGTGCGCACCCCCGCCGACGCGGATCTCGGCCACCGCCTCGTCGCCATCGAGCAGGGCATCGAGGAGTGGCTCGACCGGCACCGGCCCGAAGTCCTCGCCGTGGAGCGCGTGTTCAGCCAGCACAACGTGCGTACGGTCATGGGCACCGCCCAGGCCAGCGCCGTCGCCATGCTGTGCGCCTCGCGCCGCGGCATCCCCGTCGCCCTGCACACCCCCAGCGAGGTCAAGGCCGCCGTCACCGGCAGCGGCCGCGCGGACAAGGCCCAGGTCGGCGCGATGGTGACCCGCCTCCTTCGCCTCGACGCGCCGCCCAGGCCCGCCGACGCCGCCGACGCCCTCGCCCTCGCCATCTGCCACATCTGGCGCGCCCCCGCCCAGAACCGCCTCCAGCAGGCCGTGGCCCAGAACCGCCTCCAGCAGGCGACCGCCCGGCATGCCCAGCAGACCCAGCGGATCACGACCGCCCAGCAGTCGCACCGAGCCCAGCGAGCCCCGCAAGCCCAGCCAGCCCCGCAAGCCCAGCAAGCACCGAAAGGCCGTACGCCATGA
- the ruvA gene encoding Holliday junction branch migration protein RuvA has translation MIAFVSGPVAALAPDTAVVEVGGVGMAVQCTPNTLSTLRVGQEAKLATSLVVREDSLTLYGFADDDERQTFELLQTASGVGPRLAQAMLAVHSPDALRRAVSTGDEKSLTAVPGIGKKGAQKLLLELKDRLGEPLGTGGPAVGTPVTQGWRDQLHAALIGLGYATREADEAVTAVAPQAEAMESPQVGRLLKAALQTLNRTR, from the coding sequence ATGATCGCCTTCGTCAGCGGCCCGGTGGCCGCCCTCGCCCCGGACACCGCCGTGGTCGAAGTGGGGGGCGTCGGCATGGCCGTCCAGTGCACGCCGAACACCCTCTCCACGCTCCGAGTGGGCCAGGAGGCCAAGCTCGCCACGTCCCTGGTCGTGCGCGAGGACTCCCTCACGCTGTACGGCTTCGCGGACGACGACGAGCGCCAGACCTTCGAGCTGCTCCAGACCGCGAGCGGCGTCGGCCCCCGGCTCGCGCAGGCGATGCTCGCCGTGCACAGCCCGGACGCCCTGCGCCGTGCGGTCTCCACGGGCGACGAGAAGTCCCTCACGGCCGTGCCCGGCATCGGCAAGAAGGGCGCCCAGAAGCTGCTCCTGGAGCTGAAGGACCGCCTCGGCGAGCCGCTCGGCACCGGTGGCCCCGCCGTCGGCACCCCCGTCACCCAGGGCTGGCGCGACCAGCTGCACGCCGCCCTGATCGGCCTGGGATACGCGACGCGGGAGGCCGACGAGGCCGTCACCGCCGTCGCCCCGCAGGCCGAGGCCATGGAGTCGCCACAGGTCGGCCGGCTCCTGAAGGCCGCACTCCAGACCCTGAACCGCACCCGCTAG